One region of Oryza glaberrima chromosome 7, OglaRS2, whole genome shotgun sequence genomic DNA includes:
- the LOC127778265 gene encoding BTB/POZ domain-containing protein At3g50780-like, with protein MEEFRFGRLDGQPAKIRNVPIAVTPEGFWCCPSQAVLQKSMKNQNQHARPKGGASPSVSKASSVQRTPTISLEKRTHSTPTRSRTNSDEQVLPPADDAVPDQPKVSPVPDKRHNKQHKISVGFGQLHTSDLKVMLYGREGVAVKMIVHKNILAENSTFFADKLSRQSPVSCIEVSDCEDVEIFVETVGLMYCKDVKQRLIKQAVARVLRILKVAESLGFPTCIMSCLNYLEAVPWVGDEEENVVSSIRQLHCENYGVSPLLKRVASDLTNPPSDTLAHIIELVLKSSDDRGRREMKSLVLKLLKENNIWTNGSSDSCVVTFYSSCRNCLESLSNLFRQASKPEFSEQSSDSKEVIFRQITLEADNLLWLAEILADRNAADELTSIWASQGELAKLHCRIPVMHRHLISCVTARLFVAVGKGEALPSKETRQLLLDVWLQPLMDDYNWLQHGCRWFDRKVVEEGIGQTILTLPLEDQQSILLTWLGRFLKVGDSCPNLQRAFEVWWRRTFVRPYTDQQASSSSQSRRS; from the exons ATGGAAGAATTCAGGTTTGGAAGGCTTGATGGTCAGCCAGCAAAGATCAGAAATGTCCCCATTGCTGTCACACCTGAAGGATTCTGGTGCTGCCCGTCGCAGGCCGTCCTCCAGAAGTCGATGAAGAACCAAAATCAGCATGCCAGACCAAAGGGAGGAGCATCCCCATCTGTGTCCAAGGCATCCTCAGTTCAGAGGACTCCAACTATTTctttggagaaaagaacacactCTACTCCTACTAGGTCTAGAACCAATTCAGATGAGCAGGTACTGCCTCCAGCAGATGATGCTGTCCCTGATCAACCAAAGGTATCACCAGTGCCAGACAAGAGACATAATAAGCAACACAAGATATCGGTCGGATTCGGTCAGCTTCACACAAGTGATTTGAAGGTTATGCTTTATGGCAGGGAAGGGGTTGCTGTAAAAATGATTGTTCACAAGAACATCCTTGCTGAAAATAGTACTTTCTTTGCTGATAAGCTCTCTAGGCAATCTCCAGTGTCATGCATTGAGGTATCGGATTGCGAGGATGTGGAGATTTTTGTTGAGACTGTTGGGTTGATGTATTGCAAGGATGTTAAACAGAGACTGATCAAGCAAGCTGTTGCGCGGGTTCTTCGAATCTTGAAG GTTGCAGAATCACTAGGTTTCCCAACATGCATCATGTCATGCTTAAATTATTTGGAAGCAGTGCCTTGGGTTGGTGATGAGGAAGAAAATGTGGTATCATCGATACGGCAACTTCACTGTGAGAATTATGGAGTTAGCCCCCTCCTGAAAAGAGTAGCATCTGACCTAACAAATCCACCTAGTGACACCCTTGCACATATCATTGAGTTGGTGCTGAAAAGCAGCGATGACAGAGGGCGGCGCGAGATGAAATCTTTGGTCCTGAAGCTTTTGAAGGAGAATAACATCTGGACCAACGGTTCATCGGATTCCTGTGTAGTGACATTCTACAGTTCTTGCCGGAATTGCTTGGAATCACTATCGAACTTGTTTCGCCAAGCTTCTAAACCTGAATTTTCTGAGCAATCTTCAGACAGTAAAGAGGTGATCTTTAGACAGATCACTCTAGAGGCTGATAACCTCCTCTGGTTAGCTGAGATCTTAGCTGACAGAAATGCAGCTGATGAGCTGACATCAATTTGGGCAAGCCAGGGAGAGCTGGCCAAGCTGCATTGCAGGATACCAGTGATGCACCGGCATCTCATCAGCTGTGTCACTGCAAGGCTCTTCGTCGCGGTAGGGAAAGGCGAGGCGTTACCGTCTAAGGAGACGAGGCAGCTCCTCCTTGATGTGTGGCTCCAGCCTCTGATGGATGATTACAACTGGTTGCAGCATGGCTGCAGGTGGTTTGATCGGAAGGTCGTCGAGGAAGGGATAGGGCAGACCATCCTGACGCTGCCATTGGAGGATCAGCAGAGCATTCTGCTCACCTGGCTTGGAAGATTTCTCAAGGTTGGAGATAGCTGCCCAAATCTTCAGAGAGCATTCGAGGTGTGGTGGAGGAGGACCTTTGTCAGGCCTTACACTGATCAGCAAGCGAGTTCTTCGTCGCAATCGCGACGAAGCTGA